One Dreissena polymorpha isolate Duluth1 chromosome 9, UMN_Dpol_1.0, whole genome shotgun sequence genomic window carries:
- the LOC127844954 gene encoding uncharacterized protein LOC127844954 isoform X1 translates to MASLKKVIQNTWPTKRFITGVGKENFGFIGTPASKQAKKNNMQGEIKIKSDVDAGGHFLRRQTSLTQSVRDVMGTFRQKLKKSTRQRKRLQQSVSSPGTPSSKKATRRSTGTPTRRGGYREVRMYSPFSIETVNPSPAGFRQGRRNKWFDIETPTRLRKEVEDLTANMQALINLTPNTLKSRASRRSLNQPATPSTLKTQSSKRFTDV, encoded by the exons ATGGCTTCTTTGAAGAAAGTTATTCAGAATACATGGCCAACAAAGAGATTTATAACGGGGGTCGGGAAAGAAAACTTCGGTTTTATTGGAACACCAGCATCAAAACAG GCTAAAAAGAACAACATGCAGGGAGAAATCAAAATCAAGAGCGATGTCGATGCAGGTGGACACTTCCTAAGAAGACAAACCAGTCTAACTCAGTCAGTCAGGGATGTGATGGGCACCTTTAGACAG aaattgaaaAAGTCCACACGACAAAGAAAGCGCCTTCAACAAAGTGTGAGTTCACCAGGCACGCCTAGCAGTAAGAAAGCAACAAGAAGAAGTACCGGTACTCCAACACGTAGGGGAG GTTACAGAGAAGTACGTATGTACTCACCTTTTAGCATTGAAACTGTCAACCCTTCACCAGCCGGTTTCAGACAGGGACGCAGAAATAAATG GTTTGACATTGAAACTCCGACCCGTCTCCGCAAGGAAGTGGAAGATTTGACAGCCAACATGCAGGCCCTGATCAACCTGACACCCAACACACTCAAGTCAAGAGCCTCAAGGAG GTCTCTGAACCAGCCTGCTACTCCATCTACACTGAAGACTCAAAGCTCTAAGAGATTCACAGACGTGTAG
- the LOC127844954 gene encoding uncharacterized protein LOC127844954 isoform X7, which translates to MGTFRQKLKKSTRQRKRLQQSVSSPGTPSSKKATRRSTGTPTRRGGYREVRMYSPFSIETVNPSPAGFRQGRRNKWFDIETPTRLRKEVEDLTANMQALINLTPNTLKSRASRRSLNQPATPSTLKTQSSKRFTDV; encoded by the exons ATGGGCACCTTTAGACAG aaattgaaaAAGTCCACACGACAAAGAAAGCGCCTTCAACAAAGTGTGAGTTCACCAGGCACGCCTAGCAGTAAGAAAGCAACAAGAAGAAGTACCGGTACTCCAACACGTAGGGGAG GTTACAGAGAAGTACGTATGTACTCACCTTTTAGCATTGAAACTGTCAACCCTTCACCAGCCGGTTTCAGACAGGGACGCAGAAATAAATG GTTTGACATTGAAACTCCGACCCGTCTCCGCAAGGAAGTGGAAGATTTGACAGCCAACATGCAGGCCCTGATCAACCTGACACCCAACACACTCAAGTCAAGAGCCTCAAGGAG GTCTCTGAACCAGCCTGCTACTCCATCTACACTGAAGACTCAAAGCTCTAAGAGATTCACAGACGTGTAG
- the LOC127844954 gene encoding uncharacterized protein LOC127844954 isoform X4, whose product MASLKKVIQNTWPTKRFITGVGKENFGFIGTPASKQKLKKSTRQRKRLQQSVSSPGTPSSKKATRRSTGTPTRRGGYREVRMYSPFSIETVNPSPAGFRQGRRNKWFDIETPTRLRKEVEDLTANMQALINLTPNTLKSRASRRSLNQPATPSTLKTQSSKRFTDV is encoded by the exons ATGGCTTCTTTGAAGAAAGTTATTCAGAATACATGGCCAACAAAGAGATTTATAACGGGGGTCGGGAAAGAAAACTTCGGTTTTATTGGAACACCAGCATCAAAACAG aaattgaaaAAGTCCACACGACAAAGAAAGCGCCTTCAACAAAGTGTGAGTTCACCAGGCACGCCTAGCAGTAAGAAAGCAACAAGAAGAAGTACCGGTACTCCAACACGTAGGGGAG GTTACAGAGAAGTACGTATGTACTCACCTTTTAGCATTGAAACTGTCAACCCTTCACCAGCCGGTTTCAGACAGGGACGCAGAAATAAATG GTTTGACATTGAAACTCCGACCCGTCTCCGCAAGGAAGTGGAAGATTTGACAGCCAACATGCAGGCCCTGATCAACCTGACACCCAACACACTCAAGTCAAGAGCCTCAAGGAG GTCTCTGAACCAGCCTGCTACTCCATCTACACTGAAGACTCAAAGCTCTAAGAGATTCACAGACGTGTAG